From the Streptomyces nodosus genome, the window GCGGTTCCGCCCGGTGGGGTCAGGCGAGGGCGACCAGGTCCGCGTAGTCCGCGCCCCACAGGTCCTCTACGCCGTCCGGCAGCAGGATGATCCGCTCCGGCTGGAGCGCCTGGACCGCGCCCTCGTCGTGGGTGACGAGCACGACCGAACCCTTGTAGGTGCGCAGCGCGCCGAGGATCTCCTCGCGGCTGGCCGGGTCGAGGTTGTTGGTGGGCTCGTCGAGCAGCAGCACATTGGCGGACGACACCACGAGGGTGGCGAGGGCGAGACGGGTCTTCTCGCCGCCGGAGAGCACACCGGCGGGCTTGTCCACGTCGTCGCCGGAGAACAGGAACGAGCCGAGCACCTTGCGGACCTCGACCAGGTCCATGTCGGGCGCGGCGGAGCGCATGTTCTCCAGGACCGTGCGGTCGGCGTCGAGGGTCTCGTGCTCCTGGGCGTAGTAGCCGAGCTTGAGACCGTGACCGGGGACGACCATGCCGGTGTCCGGCTGTTCCACGCCCGCCAGCAGCCGCAGCAGGGTGGTCTTGCCGGCGCCGTTGAGGCCGAGGATGACGACCCGGGAGCCCTTGTCGACGGCCAGGTCGACATCGGTGAAAATCTCCAGGGAGCCGTACGACTTGGACAGGCCCTCGGCCATCAGCGGGGTCTTGCCGCAGGGCGCCGGCTCCGGGAAGCGCAGCTTGGCGACCTTGTCGGACTGGCGGACCTCGTCGAGGCCGGACAGCAGCTTCTCGGCGCGGCGGGCCATGTTCTGCGCGGCGACCGTCTTGGTGGCCTTGGCGCGCATCTTGTCCGCCTGGGCGTTGAGCGCGGCGGCCTTCTTCTCGGCGTTGGCCCGCTCCCGCTTGCGACGCTTCTCGTCGGCCTCGCGCTGCTGCTGGTAGAGCTTCCAGCCCATGTTGTAGACGTCGATCCCGGCGCGGTTGGCGTCCAGGTAGAACACCTTGTTGACGACCGTCTCCACCAGGTCCACGTCGTGCGAGATCACGATGAAGCCGCCGCGGTAGGTCTTGAGGTAGTCCCGCAGCCAGATGATCGAGTCGGCGTCCAGGTGGTTGGTCGGCTCGTCGAGCAGCAGCGTGTCCGCGTCCGAGAAGAGGATGCGCGCCAGCTCGATACGGCGGCGCTGACCGCCGGAGAGCGTGTGCAGCGGCTGGCCGAGGACCCGG encodes:
- a CDS encoding ABC-F family ATP-binding cassette domain-containing protein, which codes for MISASGIELRAGARVLIENATFRVAKGDRIGLVGRNGAGKTTLTKVLAGEGIPAAGTVTRSGEVGYLPQDPRTGDLDVLARDRVLSARGLDVLIRKMRENEQRIASGKGSTREKALKQYERQETEFLTKGGYAAEAEAATIAAALNLPDRVLGQPLHTLSGGQRRRIELARILFSDADTLLLDEPTNHLDADSIIWLRDYLKTYRGGFIVISHDVDLVETVVNKVFYLDANRAGIDVYNMGWKLYQQQREADEKRRKRERANAEKKAAALNAQADKMRAKATKTVAAQNMARRAEKLLSGLDEVRQSDKVAKLRFPEPAPCGKTPLMAEGLSKSYGSLEIFTDVDLAVDKGSRVVILGLNGAGKTTLLRLLAGVEQPDTGMVVPGHGLKLGYYAQEHETLDADRTVLENMRSAAPDMDLVEVRKVLGSFLFSGDDVDKPAGVLSGGEKTRLALATLVVSSANVLLLDEPTNNLDPASREEILGALRTYKGSVVLVTHDEGAVQALQPERIILLPDGVEDLWGADYADLVALA